A stretch of the Rhizomicrobium sp. genome encodes the following:
- a CDS encoding 2-dehydropantoate 2-reductase gives MTSIALIGPGAIGGTIGFALAEKGHDLVICANQSFAALALTRLDGGRRKALPVRVITTPAEATPADWVLVAVKSHQTPSIAPWLKALVGPGTRIAVLQNGVEHRARLAPFVPAATPVVPVVVMLPAERTAPGEITTHGRSALIVPNDPAGEEFAALFAASFVTCTADADFTTRAWEKLALNCAGGALSALALRPDALASSPEMTALGRALIEESMAVGRAEGARFADGYVQQLIAFQTRPNNRGNSMYYDRRDGKPLEWDARNGVIQRLGRKHGIPTPISDVVVPLLKTLSGD, from the coding sequence ATGACGTCCATCGCCCTCATCGGTCCCGGCGCCATCGGCGGCACCATCGGCTTCGCGTTGGCCGAAAAGGGCCATGACCTTGTCATCTGCGCCAACCAGTCCTTCGCCGCGCTGGCGCTCACGCGGCTCGACGGCGGGAGGCGCAAGGCGCTGCCGGTCCGGGTGATCACCACGCCGGCCGAGGCCACGCCCGCCGACTGGGTGCTGGTCGCGGTCAAATCGCATCAGACGCCAAGCATCGCGCCCTGGCTGAAGGCTTTGGTCGGGCCCGGCACGAGGATCGCGGTGCTGCAGAACGGCGTCGAGCACCGCGCGCGCCTTGCGCCGTTCGTGCCCGCCGCCACGCCGGTCGTGCCGGTGGTCGTCATGCTGCCGGCCGAACGCACCGCGCCGGGCGAGATCACCACCCATGGCCGCTCCGCCCTCATCGTACCGAACGATCCGGCCGGCGAGGAATTCGCCGCGCTGTTCGCGGCCAGCTTCGTGACGTGCACCGCGGATGCCGATTTCACCACGCGCGCCTGGGAGAAGCTCGCGCTCAACTGTGCCGGCGGCGCGCTGTCGGCCTTGGCGCTGCGGCCCGACGCGCTGGCCTCGTCGCCGGAGATGACGGCGCTCGGCCGGGCGCTGATCGAGGAATCCATGGCCGTGGGCCGCGCCGAAGGGGCGCGCTTCGCGGACGGCTATGTGCAGCAGCTCATCGCATTCCAGACGCGGCCGAACAATCGCGGTAACTCGATGTATTACGACCGCCGCGACGGCAAGCCGCTCGAATGGGACGCCCGCAACGGCGTGATCCAGCGGCTGGGCCGCAAGCACGGCATCCCGACGCCGATCAGCGACGTGGTGGTGCCGCTGCTGAAGACGCTGAGCGGCGATTAG
- a CDS encoding thermonuclease family protein translates to MRLLPPFAAALLFAAASAEAAVNPACSGPVEIAGGQLLRVEHNGAVILTDGRAIHLEGIRLPGGAADRAPQGFADQALAMIDRLARKGPLTLTAMPPKEDRYDRVRGQLLTPAVWIQLALLKAGLARVEIAPDRTECYTELFEAEAQARAAHIGLWSVPAYAVRSPDGLARDTGSFQIVEGRVRNAELRNGRAYLNFGADWRGDFTATIDPEDLPNFRRLGVDPRAYAGQTLRVRGIVQKLNGPEIEVANPQSIEVVQ, encoded by the coding sequence ATGCGTCTGCTTCCGCCCTTCGCCGCCGCTCTTCTGTTCGCCGCGGCATCCGCAGAGGCAGCCGTCAATCCCGCCTGTTCCGGCCCGGTCGAGATCGCCGGCGGCCAATTGCTGCGTGTCGAGCACAACGGCGCGGTGATCCTCACGGATGGGCGGGCGATCCATCTCGAAGGCATCAGGCTGCCGGGCGGCGCAGCCGATCGCGCGCCGCAAGGTTTCGCCGACCAGGCGCTGGCGATGATCGACAGGCTCGCGCGCAAGGGGCCGCTGACGCTGACGGCGATGCCGCCGAAAGAAGACCGCTATGACCGCGTGCGCGGCCAGCTTCTCACCCCCGCGGTCTGGATCCAGCTGGCCTTGCTGAAAGCGGGACTCGCGCGAGTCGAGATCGCGCCGGACCGGACCGAATGCTACACCGAGCTCTTCGAGGCAGAGGCCCAGGCGCGCGCTGCACATATCGGGCTGTGGTCCGTTCCGGCCTATGCGGTCCGTTCGCCGGACGGGCTGGCGCGCGACACCGGCTCGTTCCAGATCGTCGAGGGCCGGGTGCGGAACGCCGAGCTCAGGAACGGTCGCGCCTATCTCAATTTCGGCGCCGACTGGCGCGGCGATTTCACGGCGACGATCGATCCCGAAGACCTGCCCAATTTCCGTCGTCTCGGCGTGGATCCGCGCGCCTATGCCGGCCAGACCCTCCGGGTCCGCGGCATCGTGCAGAAGCTGAACGGCCCGGAGATCGAGGTCGCCAATCCGCAGAGTATCGAGGTGGTGCAATGA
- the meaB gene encoding methylmalonyl Co-A mutase-associated GTPase MeaB, whose amino-acid sequence MAEAFDSVAVNGLVSGDRRALARAITLVESTRADDQRDAEALLTWLLPRTGGAVRVGISGAPGAGKSTFIEAFGGHLTARGKRVAVFAIDPSSRRSGGSILGDKTRMEKLARDPFAYIRPSPAGTTLGGVARRTRESMLLAEAAGFDVVLVETVGVGQSETAVADMTDLFVLLAAPGGGDDLQGIKRGVMELADLLIVTKADGDLRAAANRAAADYHAALHLMRPRHVGLYPKVLKVSAIEGAGIAETWDEIAAIHGTLLADGRLTQLRAAQSRRWFWTEVQAVLSETLMSDARLAGQVAALEAEVTKGQALPYTAARALIEAFRRQSPPHKRGG is encoded by the coding sequence ATGGCCGAGGCGTTTGATTCCGTTGCGGTTAACGGGCTCGTGTCCGGCGACCGCCGGGCCCTGGCGCGCGCCATCACGCTGGTGGAATCCACCAGGGCCGACGACCAGCGCGACGCCGAGGCGCTTCTCACGTGGCTGCTGCCGCGGACCGGCGGCGCGGTGCGGGTCGGCATCTCCGGCGCGCCGGGCGCGGGCAAGTCCACCTTCATCGAGGCGTTCGGCGGCCACCTGACGGCACGGGGCAAGCGCGTCGCGGTGTTCGCGATCGATCCCTCGTCGCGGCGCTCGGGCGGTTCCATCCTGGGCGACAAGACACGGATGGAGAAGCTGGCGCGCGACCCGTTCGCCTATATCCGGCCCTCGCCGGCGGGCACGACGCTGGGCGGCGTCGCGCGGCGCACGCGCGAGTCCATGCTGCTCGCCGAGGCGGCCGGCTTCGATGTCGTGCTGGTGGAAACGGTCGGCGTCGGCCAGTCGGAGACCGCAGTCGCCGACATGACCGATCTTTTCGTCCTCCTGGCCGCGCCGGGCGGCGGCGACGACCTGCAAGGCATCAAGCGCGGCGTTATGGAACTCGCCGATCTGTTGATCGTGACCAAGGCCGATGGCGATCTGCGCGCGGCCGCCAATCGCGCGGCCGCAGACTATCATGCCGCGCTGCATCTGATGCGTCCGCGGCATGTCGGGCTCTATCCCAAGGTGCTGAAGGTTTCCGCCATCGAAGGCGCGGGCATCGCGGAGACGTGGGACGAGATCGCGGCGATCCACGGAACGCTTCTGGCCGACGGCCGCCTGACGCAGTTGCGCGCCGCCCAGTCGCGGCGCTGGTTCTGGACCGAGGTCCAAGCCGTGCTGAGCGAGACGCTCATGTCGGATGCGCGCTTGGCGGGCCAGGTGGCCGCGCTGGAGGCGGAGGTTACGAAAGGGCAGGCATTGCCCTACACCGCGGCGCGGGCGCTGATCGAGGCGTTCCGCCGCCAATCACCTCCCCATAAAAGGGGCGGGTAA
- a CDS encoding RpiB/LacA/LacB family sugar-phosphate isomerase, which yields MKVYFASDHAGFEAKNKLIEYVRDQLECEVEDCGALVSDPQDDYPGIIAAAARKLSADVAAGKDSRAIVAGASGQGEAIVANRFKGVRCALYYGDPGNKQVDASGKHLDILTSTREHNNANALSLGLRFLTLDQAKDAVTRWLAAPFPGEARHARRITQIDQVS from the coding sequence ATGAAAGTGTATTTCGCGTCGGACCATGCCGGATTTGAGGCCAAGAACAAGCTTATCGAATATGTCCGCGATCAACTCGAATGCGAAGTCGAAGATTGCGGCGCCCTGGTAAGCGATCCGCAGGACGACTATCCGGGCATCATTGCCGCTGCGGCAAGAAAACTTTCGGCGGACGTCGCTGCGGGGAAGGACAGCCGTGCCATCGTTGCGGGTGCCTCCGGACAAGGCGAAGCGATCGTCGCGAACAGGTTCAAGGGCGTTCGCTGCGCGCTCTACTATGGCGACCCGGGGAACAAGCAAGTGGACGCGTCCGGCAAGCATCTGGATATTCTGACGTCGACGCGCGAACACAACAATGCAAACGCGCTTTCCCTCGGCCTTCGGTTTCTTACGCTCGATCAAGCCAAAGACGCCGTCACGCGCTGGCTCGCGGCGCCGTTTCCCGGAGAAGCGCGCCACGCGCGCAGGATTACCCAGATAGACCAGGTTTCGTAG
- a CDS encoding MbtH family protein produces MGWNDEDDNRTYQVIVNHEEQYSIWPEGRDLPLGWSAVGKAGTKAECLAYIQEVWTDMRPLSLRKKMRDMGLD; encoded by the coding sequence ATGGGCTGGAACGACGAGGACGACAACCGCACCTACCAGGTCATCGTGAATCACGAAGAGCAATACTCGATATGGCCGGAAGGCCGCGACCTGCCGCTGGGCTGGAGCGCCGTCGGCAAGGCCGGCACCAAGGCCGAGTGCCTCGCCTATATCCAGGAGGTCTGGACCGACATGCGGCCGCTCAGCCTGCGCAAGAAGATGCGGGACATGGGGCTGGACTGA
- a CDS encoding CarD family transcriptional regulator, with amino-acid sequence MTTKTAPAPAPVKPKAPANTNTKKHDFKTNDHVVYPTHGVGRIMKIEEQEVAGTKLELFVITFEKDKMTLRVPTMKAKAVGMRKLSSPDIVTNALNTLKGRARVKRTMWSRRAQEYEAKINSGDLVSIAEVVRDLHRASGQPEQSYSERQLYEAALARMAREVAAVEKTDEPTAVKRVEGMLLKKAA; translated from the coding sequence ATGACGACCAAGACCGCCCCCGCACCCGCCCCTGTCAAGCCGAAGGCCCCGGCGAACACCAACACCAAAAAGCACGACTTCAAGACCAACGACCATGTCGTCTACCCGACCCACGGCGTCGGCCGCATCATGAAGATCGAGGAACAGGAAGTCGCCGGCACGAAGCTGGAACTGTTCGTCATCACCTTCGAGAAGGACAAGATGACCCTTCGCGTGCCCACGATGAAGGCCAAGGCCGTCGGCATGCGCAAGCTCAGCTCGCCGGACATCGTGACCAACGCACTCAACACGCTGAAGGGCCGCGCCCGCGTCAAGCGCACCATGTGGTCGCGCCGCGCCCAGGAATACGAGGCGAAGATCAATTCGGGCGATCTCGTCTCGATCGCCGAGGTCGTGCGCGACCTGCACCGCGCCTCGGGCCAGCCGGAGCAGTCCTACTCGGAACGCCAGCTCTATGAAGCGGCGCTTGCCCGCATGGCGCGCGAAGTCGCGGCCGTCGAGAAGACCGACGAGCCGACCGCGGTCAAGCGCGTCGAGGGCATGCTGCTGAAGAAGGCCGCATAA
- a CDS encoding DUF3108 domain-containing protein has translation MKFRHATAALLTLSALAGAAYAAGGSGSEAPAQPGSTLQMAMTLYAGGVTLGKVDLNTTIRGDQYHSVSNLQTGGVVNAFWQSEIQATSTGTLAPRTFHPGLYDSFYTGRSDKKQEVSLTYDTGGPVRLYADPPYSMTGYEVTPEQQKATVDPLSAITMLVSGVSASPENPCGVTLPVFDGRRRYNAEISKLKDTVVSMDNGLYKGKALLCQIKYKQLAGYKPKVIKEGASFPLINAWVATFPSAAPGRFYVVPLRVWADTSYGVIAAVATTVKIDGVALKP, from the coding sequence ATGAAATTTCGCCACGCCACGGCCGCGCTCCTGACCCTGTCGGCCCTGGCAGGCGCCGCATATGCCGCCGGAGGCTCGGGCAGCGAGGCGCCGGCCCAGCCCGGCTCGACCTTGCAGATGGCGATGACGCTCTATGCCGGTGGCGTGACGCTGGGCAAGGTCGATCTCAACACGACCATCCGCGGCGACCAGTATCACTCCGTGTCGAACCTGCAGACCGGCGGCGTGGTCAATGCGTTCTGGCAGTCCGAGATCCAGGCGACCTCGACCGGCACGCTGGCGCCCCGCACCTTCCATCCCGGGCTCTACGACTCGTTCTACACCGGCCGCTCGGACAAGAAGCAGGAGGTCTCGCTCACCTATGATACGGGCGGTCCGGTCCGGCTCTATGCCGATCCGCCCTATTCGATGACGGGCTACGAAGTGACGCCGGAGCAGCAGAAGGCGACCGTCGATCCGCTCAGCGCGATCACCATGCTGGTGTCGGGCGTCAGCGCGTCGCCGGAGAATCCCTGCGGCGTGACATTGCCGGTGTTCGACGGACGCCGCCGCTACAATGCCGAGATCAGCAAGCTCAAGGACACGGTCGTGTCGATGGACAACGGCCTCTACAAGGGCAAGGCCCTGCTCTGCCAGATCAAGTACAAGCAGCTGGCCGGTTACAAGCCCAAGGTGATCAAGGAAGGCGCGAGCTTCCCGCTGATCAACGCCTGGGTCGCGACGTTTCCGAGCGCCGCACCCGGCCGCTTCTACGTCGTGCCGCTGCGGGTGTGGGCGGATACGAGCTATGGCGTGATCGCGGCGGTGGCGACGACGGTGAAGATCGACGGCGTGGCATTGAAGCCCTGA
- a CDS encoding RNA-binding S4 domain-containing protein: protein MTGTDRIRIDKWLWHARFYKTRVLAQEAAEKGRVRLNGARTEKAGRGIKLGDVLTVPTGRDALVVRVVAFGERRGPAPEARRLYEIVAENGLDP from the coding sequence ATGACCGGCACCGACCGCATCCGCATCGACAAGTGGCTCTGGCATGCGCGGTTCTACAAGACCCGCGTGCTGGCGCAGGAGGCCGCCGAGAAGGGCCGTGTCCGGCTCAACGGCGCGCGGACCGAGAAGGCGGGACGCGGGATCAAGCTGGGCGATGTCCTGACCGTGCCGACCGGCCGCGATGCCCTTGTCGTGCGTGTGGTTGCTTTCGGGGAGCGGCGCGGGCCCGCGCCGGAGGCGCGGCGGCTGTACGAAATCGTCGCGGAGAACGGGCTTGATCCTTGA
- the fdxA gene encoding ferredoxin FdxA, which translates to MTYVVTEACIKCKFMDCVEVCPVDCFYEGENMLVIHPDECIDCGVCEPECPPEAIKADTESGLEKWLTLNADYAKKWPNITQHGTAPADAKDWEGVSDKFEKYFSDKPGSGS; encoded by the coding sequence ATGACCTATGTCGTCACCGAAGCCTGCATCAAGTGCAAGTTCATGGACTGCGTCGAGGTCTGCCCGGTGGACTGCTTCTACGAGGGTGAGAACATGCTCGTCATCCACCCCGACGAATGCATCGATTGCGGCGTCTGCGAACCGGAATGCCCGCCCGAGGCCATCAAGGCCGATACCGAGAGCGGCCTGGAGAAGTGGCTGACCCTGAACGCCGACTACGCCAAGAAGTGGCCGAACATCACCCAGCATGGCACTGCCCCGGCCGACGCCAAGGACTGGGAAGGCGTTTCCGACAAATTCGAGAAGTACTTTTCCGATAAACCCGGTTCGGGCTCGTAG
- the scpA gene encoding methylmalonyl-CoA mutase: MSGDRTTPESWAKAAQKELKDRPLGALTWHTPEGFDVKPLYTAADLEGFEAANSLPGQMPYMRGVRSTMYAGRPWTIRQYAGFSTAEESNAFYRKNLAAGQMGLSVAFDLATHRGYDSDHPRVAGDVGKAGVAIDSVEDMKILFGGIPLDKMSVSMTMNGAVIPIMANFIVAGEEQGTPTEKLSGTIQNDILKEFMVRNTYIYPPAPSMRIVADIIEYTAKKMPKFNSISISGYHMHEAGATAVQELAYTLADGMEYVRAALAKGLAVDAFAPRLSFFFGIGMNFFMEVAKLRAARLLWSRIMEKFGATNPESLMLRTHCQTSGVSLTEQDPYNNVVRTTIEALASVLGGTQSLHTNSFDEAIALPTEFSARIARNTQLILQNEAQVTKVVDPLGGSYYVEALTHSLADAAKAIIDEVEAMGGMTKAVEAGIPKLRIEEAAARRQARVDRGEDVIVGVNKFQLKQEDALDVRAIDNAQVRDSQIARLKSIKASRDPAKLKAALDALVAGAKGDGNLLALAVEAARARATVGEISDAMEGVFGRHRAEIRSIAGVYGAAYEGDNAFGAIRGDVEAFAKEEGRRPRMLVAKMGQDGHDRGAKVIATAFADLGFDVDIGALFQTPEEVAKDAIDADVHVIGISSQAAGHLTLVPLLIDALKKQKADDILVIVGGVIPAQDYDALRKAGVAAIFGPGTNIPDAARNVLKLIRNRKLDHAAE, encoded by the coding sequence ATGAGCGGCGACAGGACGACACCGGAAAGCTGGGCCAAGGCGGCGCAAAAGGAACTCAAGGACCGGCCGCTGGGCGCGCTCACCTGGCATACGCCGGAAGGTTTCGACGTCAAGCCGCTCTACACCGCCGCGGATCTCGAAGGCTTTGAAGCGGCGAATTCGCTGCCCGGCCAGATGCCCTATATGCGCGGTGTGCGCTCGACCATGTATGCCGGCCGGCCCTGGACCATCCGGCAATATGCCGGCTTTTCGACCGCCGAGGAGTCCAACGCCTTCTATCGCAAGAACCTCGCGGCCGGCCAGATGGGCCTGTCGGTCGCCTTCGACCTCGCGACTCACCGCGGCTACGACAGCGACCATCCGCGCGTCGCCGGGGATGTCGGCAAGGCCGGGGTCGCGATCGACAGCGTCGAGGACATGAAGATCCTGTTCGGCGGCATCCCGCTCGACAAGATGAGCGTCTCGATGACCATGAACGGCGCGGTGATTCCGATCATGGCGAACTTCATCGTCGCTGGCGAAGAGCAGGGCACGCCGACCGAGAAGCTCTCCGGCACCATCCAGAACGACATCCTCAAGGAGTTCATGGTGCGGAACACCTATATCTATCCGCCCGCGCCTTCGATGCGGATCGTCGCCGACATCATCGAGTACACGGCGAAGAAGATGCCGAAATTCAATTCGATCTCGATCAGCGGCTATCACATGCACGAGGCCGGCGCGACCGCCGTGCAGGAGCTCGCCTACACGCTCGCCGACGGCATGGAATATGTCCGCGCCGCGCTCGCCAAGGGCCTCGCGGTCGACGCCTTCGCGCCACGCCTGTCGTTCTTCTTCGGCATCGGCATGAACTTCTTCATGGAAGTCGCCAAGCTGCGCGCCGCGCGGCTCCTGTGGTCGCGGATCATGGAGAAGTTCGGCGCCACCAATCCCGAGAGCCTGATGCTGCGCACCCATTGCCAGACCAGCGGCGTCTCCCTGACCGAGCAGGATCCGTACAACAACGTCGTGCGCACGACGATCGAGGCGCTGGCCTCGGTCCTGGGCGGCACCCAGTCGCTGCACACCAACTCCTTCGACGAAGCAATCGCGCTGCCGACCGAGTTCTCGGCCCGCATCGCGCGCAATACGCAGCTCATCCTGCAGAACGAGGCGCAGGTGACCAAGGTGGTCGATCCGCTCGGCGGCTCCTATTATGTCGAGGCGCTGACCCACAGCCTCGCCGACGCCGCGAAGGCGATCATCGACGAGGTCGAGGCGATGGGTGGCATGACCAAGGCGGTCGAGGCGGGCATCCCCAAGCTGCGCATCGAGGAGGCGGCGGCGCGGCGTCAGGCCCGGGTCGATCGCGGCGAGGACGTCATCGTCGGCGTCAACAAGTTCCAGCTCAAACAGGAAGACGCCCTCGACGTCCGCGCCATCGACAACGCGCAGGTCCGCGACTCCCAGATCGCGCGGCTGAAATCGATAAAGGCGAGCCGCGACCCGGCGAAGCTGAAAGCGGCGCTCGACGCGCTGGTCGCCGGCGCCAAGGGCGACGGCAACCTGCTCGCGCTCGCAGTCGAAGCTGCCCGCGCCCGCGCCACGGTCGGCGAGATCTCCGACGCGATGGAGGGCGTGTTCGGCCGCCACCGCGCCGAGATCCGCTCCATCGCCGGCGTCTATGGCGCCGCCTATGAGGGCGACAACGCGTTCGGCGCGATCCGCGGCGACGTCGAAGCCTTTGCGAAAGAGGAGGGCCGCCGCCCCCGCATGCTGGTCGCCAAGATGGGCCAGGACGGCCACGACCGCGGCGCCAAGGTGATCGCCACCGCCTTCGCCGATCTCGGCTTCGACGTCGACATCGGGGCGCTGTTCCAGACGCCGGAAGAGGTGGCCAAGGACGCGATCGACGCCGACGTGCACGTCATCGGCATTTCGAGCCAGGCGGCGGGCCATCTCACGCTCGTGCCGCTGCTGATCGACGCGCTCAAGAAGCAGAAGGCGGACGACATCCTCGTGATCGTCGGCGGCGTCATCCCGGCGCAGGACTATGACGCATTGAGGAAAGCCGGCGTCGCCGCGATCTTCGGCCCCGGCACCAACATCCCCGATGCCGCGCGCAACGTGCTGAAGCTGATCCGCAACCGCAAGCTCGATCACGCGGCGGAGTGA
- a CDS encoding helicase-related protein, producing the protein MRADFAASRVTAVLGPTNTGKTHFAIERMLAHRSGMIGLPLRLLAREVYDKVVRLKGADLAALITGEEKIVPPGARYYVCTVEAMPLDIPVACLVIDEIQLCADPERGHVFTDRLLNARGEEETILLGADTMRSAIQRFIPRTYFMTRARFSDLAYTGHKKLTRLPRRAAVVGFSAEDVYGIAELIRRQRGGAAVVLGALSPRTRNAQVELYQSGDVDFLVATDAIGMGLNMDVDHVAFAAMEKFDGVGMRPLRPDEVGQIAGRAGRHMNDGTFGTTGEAAPLEDELVARVEGHRYDPVRVLQWRNSNLEFGSLDRLLASLDEPPPQKGLAKARPASDFIALRLLAANDDVLPLTASRSGVHRLWDACQIPDFRKLSVDEHVRLVQAVFLFLMSDDGVLPDDWLARQIERLDITEGDVATLSGRLAQIRTWTYVAHRASWTKDGAHWQAVTRAVEDRLSDALHEQLTQRFIDRRTSVLMKRLREDDVIDLTLDDSGGVAIGGEVVGKLEGFRFEPDARAEGIHGRTLRAAAMRGLEGEFVARARRLREAEDKAISLSEHGKLWWDGAVVGHLVKGAAPLSPTVQVLADERLKGDLRDDVQTRLEAFVQGRIATRLEPLLLLKAAAEAKAGTADALPGAARGIAHQLLENFGSLERARLTLPDQIGPLIRALKNFGVWFGRRSVYLPKMLRPDAAGLLALLWGVWTKPERIPAPPQAGLTSFVNDARLPADFLAAAGFRVIARRAIRLDMLERLEEELEKAAAAGVNAETLLPKLVSLIGSGNEELKAVLAEMGWQIVDVADTGNGVTHVWRKQMPRPPRAQKHRPREKRDHKPKEFKVEIRPDSPFAGLAALIRKV; encoded by the coding sequence ATGAGGGCGGACTTCGCCGCTTCGCGCGTGACCGCGGTCCTCGGCCCCACCAACACCGGCAAGACGCATTTTGCCATTGAAAGAATGTTGGCGCATCGATCGGGCATGATCGGCCTGCCGCTGCGCCTCCTGGCGCGCGAGGTCTACGACAAGGTCGTGCGCCTGAAGGGCGCCGACCTGGCCGCGCTGATCACCGGCGAGGAGAAGATCGTCCCGCCCGGCGCGCGCTATTACGTCTGCACGGTCGAGGCGATGCCGCTCGACATCCCGGTCGCCTGTCTGGTGATCGACGAGATCCAGCTTTGCGCCGATCCGGAGCGCGGCCATGTCTTCACCGACCGGCTGCTCAACGCGCGCGGCGAGGAGGAGACCATCCTGCTCGGCGCCGACACGATGCGCAGCGCGATCCAGCGCTTCATCCCGCGCACCTATTTCATGACGCGGGCGCGGTTCTCGGACCTCGCCTATACCGGGCACAAGAAGCTGACCCGCCTGCCCCGCCGCGCGGCGGTGGTCGGGTTCTCGGCCGAAGACGTCTACGGCATCGCCGAGCTGATCCGCCGCCAGCGCGGCGGCGCGGCCGTCGTGCTGGGCGCACTCAGCCCGCGCACCCGCAACGCGCAGGTCGAGCTCTACCAGAGCGGCGACGTCGACTTCCTGGTGGCGACCGATGCCATCGGCATGGGCCTCAACATGGATGTCGACCACGTCGCCTTCGCGGCAATGGAGAAGTTCGACGGCGTCGGCATGCGGCCGCTGCGCCCCGACGAGGTCGGCCAGATCGCCGGTCGCGCCGGACGGCATATGAATGACGGCACCTTCGGCACCACCGGCGAAGCCGCGCCGCTGGAAGACGAGCTCGTCGCCCGGGTCGAAGGCCACCGCTACGATCCGGTGCGGGTGCTGCAATGGCGCAATTCCAATCTGGAATTCGGATCGCTCGACCGGCTGCTCGCCAGCCTCGACGAGCCGCCGCCGCAGAAAGGCCTCGCCAAGGCGCGGCCGGCGAGCGATTTCATCGCCCTGCGCCTGCTGGCGGCCAATGACGACGTGTTGCCCCTCACCGCCTCACGCAGTGGCGTGCACCGGCTGTGGGATGCCTGCCAGATTCCCGATTTCCGCAAGCTGTCGGTCGACGAGCATGTCCGTCTGGTGCAGGCGGTGTTTCTGTTCCTGATGAGCGACGACGGCGTGCTGCCCGACGACTGGCTGGCGCGGCAGATCGAGCGGCTCGACATCACCGAAGGCGATGTCGCGACGCTGAGCGGCCGTCTGGCGCAGATCCGCACCTGGACCTATGTCGCGCATCGCGCGAGCTGGACGAAGGACGGCGCGCATTGGCAAGCGGTGACCCGCGCGGTGGAGGACCGGCTCTCCGACGCGCTGCACGAGCAACTGACGCAGCGCTTCATCGACCGGCGCACCAGCGTGCTGATGAAGCGGCTGCGCGAGGACGACGTGATCGACCTGACGCTCGACGATTCCGGCGGCGTCGCGATCGGCGGCGAAGTCGTCGGCAAGCTCGAAGGTTTCCGCTTCGAGCCGGATGCGCGCGCTGAAGGCATCCATGGCCGCACCTTGCGCGCCGCCGCGATGCGCGGCCTCGAAGGCGAGTTCGTCGCGCGCGCCCGGCGCCTGCGCGAAGCCGAAGACAAGGCGATCAGCCTCAGCGAGCACGGCAAGCTGTGGTGGGATGGCGCTGTGGTGGGCCATCTGGTCAAGGGTGCCGCGCCCCTTTCGCCGACAGTGCAGGTGCTGGCCGACGAACGGCTGAAGGGCGACCTGCGCGACGACGTGCAGACCCGGCTCGAAGCCTTCGTGCAGGGCCGCATCGCGACGCGGCTGGAGCCGCTGCTGCTGCTGAAGGCGGCGGCCGAGGCCAAGGCGGGCACCGCCGATGCGCTGCCCGGCGCGGCGCGCGGCATCGCGCACCAATTGCTGGAGAATTTCGGCTCGCTGGAGCGCGCCCGGCTCACCCTGCCCGACCAGATCGGACCGTTGATCCGTGCCCTGAAGAATTTCGGCGTGTGGTTCGGGCGCCGCTCGGTCTATCTGCCCAAGATGCTGCGGCCCGACGCGGCGGGGCTGCTCGCGCTGCTGTGGGGCGTGTGGACCAAGCCCGAGCGCATCCCCGCGCCGCCGCAGGCCGGGCTGACGTCCTTCGTCAACGACGCGCGCCTGCCGGCCGACTTCCTCGCTGCCGCCGGCTTCCGCGTGATCGCGCGCCGCGCCATCCGCCTCGACATGCTGGAGCGGCTGGAAGAGGAGCTCGAGAAGGCCGCGGCGGCCGGGGTGAACGCCGAGACCTTGCTGCCCAAGCTGGTCTCGCTGATCGGCTCTGGCAATGAGGAGCTCAAAGCGGTGCTCGCCGAGATGGGCTGGCAGATCGTCGACGTCGCCGACACCGGCAACGGCGTGACGCATGTGTGGCGCAAGCAAATGCCGAGACCGCCGCGCGCGCAGAAGCATCGTCCGCGCGAGAAACGCGATCACAAGCCGAAGGAATTCAAGGTCGAGATCCGCCCCGACTCGCCGTTCGCGGGATTGGCTGCGCTCATCCGGAAAGTATGA